A region of Gracilinanus agilis isolate LMUSP501 chromosome 3, AgileGrace, whole genome shotgun sequence DNA encodes the following proteins:
- the LOC123241417 gene encoding LOW QUALITY PROTEIN: cysteine and histidine-rich domain-containing protein 1-like (The sequence of the model RefSeq protein was modified relative to this genomic sequence to represent the inferred CDS: deleted 2 bases in 1 codon), with protein sequence MPLLCYNRGCSQHFDPETNMDDSCTYHPGVPVFHDALKGCTKGKHNDEKPPEPVKPEVKTTSEKELSELKPKFQEHIIQAPKPVEAIKRPSPDEPVTNVELKIGSSLKQVLDKLKLSSENEVDKKDNDSDEIKIGTSCKNAGCVKTYQGPQSIEEVCIFHSGVPIFQEGMKYWSCYKRKTSDFNTFLAQEGYTTGKHLWTKKDVGKKVVPCWHDWHQTGGQVTISIYAKNSLPELSHVKANSTLLNIHIVFEGEKEFHQNVKLWGVINVKRNFVNMTATKIQITMRKAEPMQWARLELPSPKKQDDRGQLDSVLISNSEIFLSMHSHKTTNSPEKSMI encoded by the exons ATGCCCTTGCTTTGCTATAATAGAGGCTGCAGCCAGCACTTCGACCCAGAGACCAACATGGATGATTCTTGTACATATCATCCAGGAGTTCCAGTTTTTCATGATGCTTTAAAGG GCTGTACAAAGGGTAAGCACAATGATGAGAAGCCCCCTGAGCCTGTCAAACCCGAAGTCAAGACTACCTCTGAGAAGGAATTGTCTGAATTAAAACCTAAATTTCAAGAACACATCATTCAAGCCCCTAAACCAGTAGAAGCAATAAAAAGACCAAGCCCAGATGAACCAGTGACAAATGTGGAGTTGAAAATAGGTTCTTCACTAAAACAAGTACTGGATAAACTTAAACTGTCATCTGAGAATGAAGTAGATAAAAAGGATAATGATAGTGATGAAATTAAGATTGGGACTTCATGTAAAAATGCTGGCTGTGTAAAGACATACCAGGGTCCACAGAGTATAGAAGAAGTTTGTATTTTTCATTCTGGAGTTCCTATTTTCCAGGAAGGGATGAAATATTGGAGCTGTTATAAGAGAAAAACTTCtgattttaatacatttttagcCCAAGAAGGATATACAACAGGAAAGCACTTGTGGACAAAAAAAGATGTTGGG AAAAAAGTTGTTCCATGTTGGCATGACTGGCATCAGACAGGAGGTCAAGTTACTATCTCAATATATGCTAAAAATTCACTTCCAGAACTAAGTCATGTAAAGGCAAATAGTACACTGTTAAATATCCATATTGtatttgaaggagaaaaagaatttcaTCAAAATGTGAAATTATGGGGAGTAATCAATGTGAAGAGGAATTTTGTAAATATGACAGCCACAAAGATTCAAATCACAATGAGAAAAGCTGAACCTATGCAATGGGCAAGGCTTGAACTACCTTCACCCAAAAAACAagatgatagggggcagctgg ATTCTGTGCTAATTAGTAATTCTGAAATCTTTCTCAGTATGCATAGTCATAAGACCACCAATAGTCCTGAAAAGAGTATGATATAA